The Sulfitobacter sp. S223 genome has a window encoding:
- a CDS encoding formate dehydrogenase subunit alpha yields MLRKKTNGVARRPQRTGILSDVGRSKVDRRSFLRGSGLAIGGLAAIAATGGNVKQATAATAAASGAMEIKKSVCTHCSVGCSVIAEVSGGVWVGQEPGWDSPFNLGAHCAKGASVREHAHGERRLKYPMKKVGGEWQRISWEQAINEIGDQMTEIRDTSGPDSVYWLGSAKHSNEQAYLFRKFAAYWGTNNVDHQARICHSTTVAGVANTWGYGAMTNSFNDIHNSKAILVIGGNPAEAHPVSLQHILKAKEQNNAPLIVCDPRFTRTAAHADEFVRFRPGSDVALVWGILYHIFDNGWEDQEFIRTRVWGMDEIRKEVANWTPEEVERVSGVPGEQLRRIAQTLANNRPGTLIWCMGGTQHTNGNNNTRAYCILQLALGNVGVAGGGTNIFRGHDNVQGATDLGVLADTLPGYYGLSAGSWAHWARVWEEDLDWLKGRFATMKGADGKDQEMMGLTGIPVSRWIDGVLEAPENLEQPDNTKAMVLWGHAPNSQTRQKEMKTAMEKLDLLVVVDPYPTVSAVLHDRTDGTYLLPAATQFETSGSVTASNRSLQWREKVVEPLFESLPDHTILYKFAQKFGFADRMFRNVEVQGEEPVVEDLTREFNRGMWTIGYTGQTPERLKMHMQNQHTFDKTTLRAVGGPADGDFYGLPWPCWGNAEMNHPGTPNLYDMSMPVADGGLTFRARFGVERDGENLLAEGVYSKGSEIKDGYPEFTMQMLMDLGWDGDLTAEERSSIEAVAGYQRPENAGEGTEEVGETSQQGEMPSDYSEKVGGINWKTDLSGGIQRVAIDHGCAPFGNAKARCVVWTFPDPVPLHREPLYSNRRDLVEDYPTYDDKTFWRVPTLYASIQKNDFSTEFPIILTSGRLVEYEGGGDETRSNPWLAELQQNMFIEVNTRDANNLGVRDGADVWVEGPEGGRIKVMAMVTERVGEGVAFMPFHFGGHMEGESLRDKYPDGADPIVLGESTNTVQTYGYDSVTQMQETKATLCKIMPA; encoded by the coding sequence ATGTTGAGGAAAAAAACCAACGGGGTTGCACGTCGACCGCAACGTACGGGTATTCTGTCTGATGTCGGACGGTCCAAAGTTGACCGTCGTTCGTTCCTGCGCGGCTCGGGTCTGGCGATCGGTGGCTTGGCTGCGATTGCAGCGACAGGTGGCAATGTAAAACAAGCAACAGCAGCCACTGCAGCTGCTTCCGGCGCGATGGAGATCAAGAAATCTGTCTGTACCCATTGCTCTGTCGGTTGCTCTGTCATTGCAGAAGTATCCGGTGGCGTTTGGGTCGGTCAGGAACCTGGTTGGGACAGCCCGTTCAACCTTGGGGCGCATTGTGCAAAAGGCGCATCCGTGCGTGAACACGCCCACGGTGAGCGCCGTCTGAAGTACCCCATGAAAAAGGTTGGTGGCGAATGGCAGCGGATCAGCTGGGAACAGGCCATCAACGAGATCGGCGACCAGATGACCGAAATCCGCGACACCAGCGGGCCTGACTCGGTATACTGGTTGGGATCGGCAAAGCACTCGAACGAGCAGGCGTATTTGTTCCGTAAATTCGCCGCCTACTGGGGCACCAACAACGTCGATCACCAAGCGCGTATTTGCCATTCGACCACCGTTGCGGGCGTGGCAAACACATGGGGCTACGGCGCCATGACCAACAGTTTCAATGACATCCACAACTCCAAGGCGATCCTTGTCATCGGCGGGAACCCAGCCGAGGCGCATCCGGTGTCCTTGCAGCACATCCTGAAAGCCAAAGAGCAAAACAATGCACCGCTGATCGTTTGTGATCCGCGGTTCACGCGCACGGCTGCCCATGCGGACGAATTTGTACGTTTCCGCCCTGGCTCTGACGTAGCTTTGGTCTGGGGTATTCTTTACCATATCTTCGATAACGGCTGGGAAGATCAGGAATTCATCCGCACCCGTGTTTGGGGGATGGATGAAATTCGCAAGGAAGTTGCAAACTGGACGCCGGAAGAGGTCGAACGCGTCAGTGGTGTTCCTGGCGAACAGCTGCGCCGCATTGCGCAGACCCTGGCCAACAACCGTCCGGGTACATTGATCTGGTGCATGGGCGGCACGCAGCACACCAACGGCAACAACAACACCCGCGCATACTGCATCTTGCAGCTGGCCTTGGGCAATGTGGGTGTTGCAGGCGGCGGCACCAACATTTTCCGCGGTCACGACAACGTACAAGGCGCGACCGATCTGGGCGTTCTTGCTGACACGTTGCCAGGTTACTACGGCCTGTCCGCAGGATCATGGGCGCATTGGGCTCGGGTCTGGGAAGAGGACCTTGATTGGCTCAAGGGACGCTTTGCAACTATGAAAGGTGCGGACGGCAAAGATCAGGAAATGATGGGCCTGACCGGTATTCCTGTGTCGCGCTGGATTGACGGTGTACTGGAAGCGCCAGAGAATCTCGAGCAACCTGATAACACAAAAGCCATGGTGCTTTGGGGACACGCGCCGAACTCGCAAACGCGACAGAAAGAAATGAAAACGGCGATGGAGAAGCTCGACCTGTTGGTTGTTGTTGATCCGTATCCGACCGTTTCAGCCGTTCTGCACGACCGTACCGATGGGACCTATCTGCTGCCTGCGGCAACACAGTTCGAAACATCTGGTTCTGTCACGGCCTCCAACCGCTCTTTGCAGTGGCGCGAAAAAGTGGTCGAGCCGCTGTTTGAATCACTGCCCGACCATACGATCCTGTATAAATTCGCCCAGAAATTCGGATTTGCAGACCGTATGTTCCGCAACGTCGAAGTGCAGGGTGAAGAGCCTGTGGTTGAGGATCTAACCCGCGAGTTCAACAGGGGCATGTGGACAATCGGCTATACTGGCCAAACGCCAGAGCGTTTGAAGATGCACATGCAAAACCAGCATACGTTTGACAAAACCACGCTGCGCGCTGTGGGTGGCCCTGCGGACGGGGACTTCTACGGTCTGCCTTGGCCTTGCTGGGGCAACGCGGAGATGAACCACCCCGGTACACCTAACCTTTACGATATGTCGATGCCGGTTGCTGATGGCGGTCTCACCTTCCGTGCCCGTTTCGGGGTTGAACGCGACGGTGAAAATCTTTTGGCCGAGGGTGTGTATTCCAAAGGGTCAGAGATCAAAGACGGTTATCCCGAATTCACGATGCAGATGTTGATGGATCTGGGTTGGGATGGCGATCTGACTGCTGAAGAACGCAGCTCAATCGAGGCTGTGGCCGGGTATCAACGCCCCGAGAACGCAGGCGAGGGCACAGAAGAAGTTGGTGAGACATCACAACAGGGCGAGATGCCTTCGGATTACTCCGAAAAGGTCGGCGGTATTAACTGGAAGACCGACTTGTCTGGCGGTATCCAGCGCGTTGCGATCGACCACGGTTGTGCGCCATTTGGGAACGCCAAGGCACGTTGCGTTGTCTGGACCTTCCCGGATCCAGTACCCCTGCACCGAGAGCCGCTGTATTCCAACCGCCGTGATCTGGTCGAGGATTATCCGACCTATGACGACAAAACATTCTGGCGGGTGCCGACGCTTTATGCATCGATCCAAAAGAATGATTTCTCGACCGAATTTCCGATCATCCTGACCTCTGGCCGTTTGGTGGAATATGAAGGTGGTGGCGACGAGACACGGTCAAACCCGTGGCTGGCCGAACTGCAACAAAACATGTTCATCGAGGTCAACACACGTGACGCCAATAATTTGGGTGTGCGTGACGGGGCCGATGTCTGGGTCGAAGGCCCAGAGGGTGGTCGCATCAAGGTCATGGCCATGGTCACAGAGCGGGTCGGAGAAGGCGTTGCCTTCATGCCTTTCCACTTTGGCGGACATATGGAGGGCGAGAGCCTGCGCGACAAATATCCCGATGGTGCCGATCCGATTGTGTTGGGTGAATCCACCAACACAGTACAGACCTACGGCTACGATTCAGTAACTCAAATGCAAGAGACCAAAGCGACTCTTTGCAAAATCATGCCAGCGTAA
- the fdh3B gene encoding formate dehydrogenase FDH3 subunit beta: MARAKFLCDAERCIECNACVTACKNEHEVPWGINRRRVVTIQDGKPGERSISVACMHCSDAPCMAVCPVDCFYQTDDGVVLHSKDLCIGCGYCFYACPFGAPQYPQAGNFGSRGKMDKCTFCAGGPEENNSQAEFQKYGRNRIAEGKLPICAEMCSTKALLAGDGDTVSSIYRERVVARGFGSGAWGWGTAYEQKGQ, from the coding sequence ATGGCGAGAGCAAAATTTCTCTGCGATGCCGAACGCTGCATCGAATGTAATGCCTGCGTTACAGCGTGTAAGAACGAACATGAAGTCCCTTGGGGCATCAACCGCCGCCGTGTGGTGACGATACAGGACGGGAAACCGGGCGAACGCTCGATCTCTGTTGCCTGTATGCATTGTTCAGACGCGCCTTGTATGGCTGTTTGTCCTGTAGATTGCTTCTACCAAACCGATGACGGTGTGGTTCTGCACTCCAAGGACCTGTGCATCGGCTGTGGCTATTGCTTCTACGCGTGCCCATTTGGCGCGCCACAATATCCGCAAGCAGGCAACTTTGGCAGCCGTGGCAAGATGGACAAATGTACATTCTGTGCAGGTGGTCCTGAGGAAAACAATTCCCAGGCCGAGTTCCAGAAATATGGCCGCAACCGGATCGCAGAAGGCAAATTGCCAATCTGCGCCGAGATGTGCTCGACCAAGGCGCTGCTGGCAGGCGACGGTGACACCGTATCCTCGATCTACCGCGAGCGCGTCGTTGCGCGTGGCTTTGGATCTGGCGCTTG
- a CDS encoding molecular chaperone has protein sequence MNQTASIPVPEEDRLRADLYNFLGLILSGPPDQILLDQCAGLEGDDTELGQGFVALSKLARQTRPKGVESEYNRLFIGLGRGELLPYASYYLTGFLNEKPLALLRQDMVARGLERADNVFEPEDNIASLMEMMGAMIAGRFSNAATLSQQKTFFNKHIAPWAGHFFSDLEGAKNSVFFAPIGKIGRAFMEVEAEAYRLSVN, from the coding sequence ATGAACCAGACTGCCTCTATCCCGGTACCCGAAGAAGACCGCCTGCGCGCGGATCTCTATAACTTCCTCGGGTTGATCTTGTCCGGACCGCCCGATCAAATCCTTTTGGATCAATGTGCCGGGCTGGAGGGGGACGATACTGAGCTGGGGCAGGGATTTGTTGCGCTGTCCAAGCTGGCGCGCCAAACCAGGCCCAAAGGCGTCGAGAGCGAATATAACCGTTTGTTTATCGGTTTGGGCCGTGGCGAATTGTTGCCTTACGCGAGCTATTATCTGACAGGTTTCCTGAATGAAAAGCCGTTGGCGCTGTTGCGTCAGGATATGGTGGCGCGGGGACTGGAACGCGCGGACAACGTGTTTGAGCCAGAAGATAACATCGCTTCTTTGATGGAGATGATGGGCGCCATGATCGCCGGGCGGTTCAGCAATGCGGCAACGCTCAGCCAGCAAAAAACGTTTTTCAACAAGCATATTGCGCCATGGGCCGGACATTTCTTTTCCGATCTGGAGGGGGCCAAGAATTCTGTATTCTTCGCGCCTATCGGCAAAATTGGCCGCGCTTTCATGGAGGTCGAAGCCGAGGCTTATCGCCTCAGCGTAAATTAA
- a CDS encoding twin-arginine translocation pathway signal protein: MTRKTDISAQPQPSKGRRDFLKFAGTAAPLVAVAVAGSGGQAQAAAAEADPSSERMQDTEHTRAYYESARF, encoded by the coding sequence ATGACACGCAAGACAGATATCTCCGCGCAGCCACAGCCCAGCAAAGGCCGCCGCGATTTCCTGAAGTTTGCAGGCACGGCTGCACCATTGGTTGCTGTCGCGGTTGCCGGCAGTGGAGGTCAGGCGCAAGCTGCCGCCGCAGAGGCCGATCCGTCATCCGAGCGGATGCAGGACACTGAACACACACGCGCCTATTACGAATCTGCGCGCTTCTGA